The following proteins are encoded in a genomic region of Lactiplantibacillus plantarum:
- a CDS encoding DUF805 domain-containing protein, protein MSETKYCINCGKAIPTNATFCPFCGATQDKVASTEDQNTITSEQHNTPNQPEHVNMWTALKLGMRQTFTWSQRITRPQYWWLYLDLVLISLVLTIVLGIRAYSYPAFILSPLHVNVLQTVLLLIFSALMVWTSVMQFTASARRLHDSNRSAHYLWFYLLPLVGPILIIVFLCQRSEPAGKRFDRLASQPKPWTHKWWTWCLLVLLTLGYAALINITARDTAMDAALTTTSKSATTNSDDSYSDSDSEESSDSTDYDSDSESDSDSITIGDDDIDIADQKAYSTSFTDSSWAKSTFKIDKVTVYKTDGTYTSGSGNDKKDFNGVVKVHMSIHAGQDISAYPTQAKLSTNDGQQVEADMDSDDFDGDLNSGTDSDGNLYFVLSKLSSVKDITSIRLKWDASYDTDDYDDDNAYKTFDTTLNLN, encoded by the coding sequence ATGTCAGAAACAAAGTATTGTATTAACTGTGGAAAAGCGATTCCTACTAACGCGACCTTTTGCCCTTTTTGTGGCGCAACTCAGGACAAAGTCGCTTCCACTGAAGATCAGAACACCATTACTTCCGAGCAGCACAACACACCTAATCAACCAGAACATGTCAATATGTGGACCGCACTAAAGCTAGGAATGCGTCAAACCTTTACTTGGTCACAACGGATTACGCGGCCTCAATATTGGTGGCTTTACTTAGATTTGGTCCTAATTTCCCTAGTTTTAACCATCGTACTTGGTATCAGAGCATACAGTTATCCAGCTTTTATCCTCAGCCCATTACACGTTAATGTTTTACAAACCGTGCTGTTATTGATTTTTTCAGCGCTCATGGTTTGGACTTCAGTGATGCAATTCACAGCCAGTGCGCGGCGACTTCACGACTCTAATCGATCAGCGCATTATTTATGGTTCTATCTGCTTCCACTTGTCGGCCCCATTTTAATCATTGTTTTCCTATGCCAACGCTCTGAACCAGCTGGAAAACGTTTCGACCGTTTAGCTAGCCAACCAAAACCTTGGACACACAAATGGTGGACTTGGTGCCTGCTAGTCTTATTGACATTGGGATACGCCGCTCTCATTAACATAACGGCCCGTGATACTGCCATGGACGCTGCTCTAACGACAACTTCCAAGTCAGCTACAACTAACTCTGACGACAGTTACAGCGATAGCGATAGTGAAGAATCTAGCGATAGCACGGACTATGACTCAGATTCAGAATCAGATTCTGACAGTATCACTATTGGTGATGACGACATCGATATTGCCGACCAAAAAGCTTACAGTACCTCATTTACCGACAGTAGCTGGGCGAAATCCACATTTAAAATCGATAAAGTCACGGTCTACAAAACTGATGGCACTTATACTAGCGGTAGCGGCAATGACAAGAAAGATTTTAACGGCGTCGTAAAAGTTCACATGAGTATCCATGCTGGGCAAGATATTTCAGCCTATCCGACCCAGGCCAAACTCAGCACTAACGACGGTCAACAAGTCGAAGCCGACATGGATAGCGATGATTTTGACGGTGATTTAAACAGCGGTACCGATTCTGACGGTAACCTATACTTTGTTTTGTCAAAACTATCCAGTGTTAAAGACATCACTAGTATTCGTCTAAAATGGGATGCTAGTTATGATACTGACGATTATGACGACGATAACGCTTATAAGACATTTGATACAACGCTTAATTTAAACTAG
- a CDS encoding BglG family transcription antiterminator — protein sequence MADKLTNQERRLLQVLAEGSHYLSTESLAASLQVSRRSVYNYLNNVSRKLISVGIEPPRNVNGSGYYLTRDSKLYVKDLINGKDGEPDKRVHRVQFTDRRNILLLALFVGERDITISQLMNITGVARNTVISDLSRVRKELGENRIELVGTKDGHSLRGQELTIRNYFQVHFTALIDGYDWVQKYQADNSFFAGKDTVGLNTMLNDWMHLVERQSERAFSDDAIRMIEFYYAFVLKRILSGCFIPQDTFPSNIDDRRELRNKKEFGLASNLLAQVGVEVGSHDSEALYLESLLLSGQLHSVEPDERDNVKTKVYKAAIEVVESFQQITGFSFYDRRQLTSELYVHLLSTYYRVKYHRQYRDGMVKAIEENYPDIYTYTELSIRPFEKLNNYPLNENELSLIAIYFGSQMYQDESHLGSALLVCSTGLGTSRMLKVQLESAFKGLKFVGPITKRNYNSLTQISESVVLSTIPLDKKNREVLVLHPIMNDREINELTKQLAVQGIVMPTLSPNKISALLDVISDNAKIINQTGLITGIKEVLSFSVKPYSKYERGYQPLLSELINKNTIQFATASHLDWQQAIALATLPLLSSGNVEQSYIDAMIRNVYSNGPYINIGDRIAFAHARPEEGVNKLGMALLCLDEPIELLDNQHRIQLIFVLAASNDRSHLKALAELASMLGDKNRLKQLLDARKVSEVESVIAEGEKQL from the coding sequence ATGGCTGACAAACTTACTAATCAAGAAAGACGACTTCTACAAGTGTTAGCAGAAGGATCACACTATTTATCTACTGAAAGTTTAGCGGCATCGTTACAGGTTTCACGACGCTCGGTCTATAACTACTTGAATAATGTTTCAAGAAAATTAATTAGTGTCGGTATTGAACCACCACGAAATGTTAATGGATCAGGGTACTACTTAACACGTGACAGTAAATTATATGTTAAAGATTTAATAAATGGAAAAGATGGTGAACCTGATAAGCGAGTGCATCGTGTGCAGTTCACAGATCGACGAAATATTTTATTATTAGCACTATTTGTTGGAGAACGTGATATTACAATCTCGCAACTTATGAATATTACAGGTGTCGCTCGTAATACTGTGATTTCAGACTTGTCGAGAGTTCGAAAAGAACTTGGCGAAAACCGGATTGAATTAGTTGGCACGAAGGATGGACACTCACTAAGGGGACAAGAGCTTACGATCCGTAACTATTTTCAAGTTCATTTTACCGCTTTAATTGATGGCTATGATTGGGTCCAGAAATATCAAGCGGATAATTCATTCTTTGCGGGCAAAGATACGGTTGGACTTAATACGATGTTAAATGACTGGATGCATCTGGTTGAGCGGCAAAGCGAGCGGGCATTTTCCGATGATGCCATCAGAATGATTGAGTTTTATTATGCGTTTGTCTTAAAGCGTATTCTGTCAGGATGTTTTATCCCACAAGATACATTTCCAAGCAATATAGATGATCGAAGAGAGCTACGAAACAAAAAAGAATTTGGACTAGCTAGTAATTTGTTAGCTCAAGTGGGCGTTGAAGTTGGAAGCCATGATTCAGAGGCTTTATATCTTGAAAGCTTGTTATTGAGTGGACAATTACATTCTGTTGAGCCGGATGAGCGAGACAATGTTAAGACTAAAGTTTATAAGGCTGCAATTGAGGTCGTTGAGAGTTTCCAGCAGATTACAGGTTTTTCATTTTATGATCGTCGTCAATTAACAAGTGAGCTATATGTTCATTTACTCTCTACTTATTATCGAGTGAAATATCATCGACAATATCGAGACGGCATGGTGAAAGCAATTGAAGAGAATTATCCAGATATTTATACCTATACTGAGTTATCAATTCGCCCATTTGAGAAATTAAACAATTATCCATTGAATGAAAATGAGTTGTCATTGATTGCTATCTATTTTGGGTCGCAAATGTATCAAGATGAATCGCACTTGGGATCAGCTTTACTGGTTTGTTCAACAGGACTTGGAACTTCAAGAATGCTGAAGGTACAACTTGAATCGGCGTTCAAAGGTTTAAAATTTGTAGGACCAATTACGAAACGCAATTATAATAGCCTGACTCAAATATCTGAGAGTGTTGTGCTTTCCACAATACCACTTGATAAGAAAAATAGAGAAGTACTAGTGCTACATCCTATCATGAATGATCGGGAAATAAATGAATTAACAAAACAACTTGCTGTTCAAGGGATTGTAATGCCGACTTTGTCGCCTAATAAAATTTCAGCCTTGTTAGATGTAATTTCTGATAATGCGAAGATTATAAATCAGACTGGTTTAATTACAGGTATTAAAGAAGTGCTTAGCTTTTCTGTTAAACCATATTCTAAATATGAGAGGGGGTATCAACCGTTGTTAAGTGAACTGATTAATAAAAATACAATCCAGTTTGCAACTGCCAGTCATTTAGATTGGCAGCAAGCAATTGCATTAGCAACATTACCACTTCTCAGCAGTGGTAATGTTGAACAAAGCTATATTGATGCGATGATTCGAAACGTTTATAGCAATGGACCTTACATTAATATTGGTGATCGAATTGCATTCGCACACGCAAGACCAGAAGAGGGTGTCAATAAACTCGGAATGGCATTGTTATGCTTAGATGAACCAATTGAATTATTGGATAATCAGCACCGAATTCAGTTAATTTTTGTTTTAGCAGCATCAAATGATCGCTCACACTTAAAAGCGTTGGCAGAATTGGCCAGTATGCTTGGAGATAAGAACCGTTTAAAGCAGTTATTAGATGCTAGAAAGGTTAGTGAAGTTGAGAGCGTTATTGCGGAAGGAGAAAAACAGTTATGA
- a CDS encoding PTS sugar transporter subunit IIB, protein MKTLAAVCSTGLGSSFMVDMNMADIVKGLGLEDRVKTTHMDMGSANENSADHFFVGKDLADAAKDRLGIDKVTVLDSIIDKEELKTKVTTYLKDAGIENK, encoded by the coding sequence ATGAAAACATTAGCAGCTGTATGTAGCACCGGACTTGGTTCAAGTTTTATGGTTGATATGAACATGGCAGATATTGTTAAGGGATTAGGTCTAGAAGACCGTGTTAAAACGACCCATATGGATATGGGGAGTGCCAATGAAAATTCTGCTGATCATTTCTTTGTTGGTAAGGATTTAGCGGATGCGGCTAAGGATCGTCTTGGAATTGATAAAGTGACTGTTCTAGACAGTATTATTGATAAAGAGGAATTGAAGACTAAGGTTACGACATATTTAAAAGATGCAGGTATTGAAAATAAATAG
- a CDS encoding PTS ascorbate transporter subunit IIC, which produces MQATLNAIISIVRTPAILVGLIAILGQALQKKSFSDTVSSGIKTFIGFLVLSGGAGIVSTSLAPMSKMFMHAFGVQGVVPNNEAVVATVLVEYGTATALIMLVSMIVNVILARFSHFKYIYLSGHVMLYMAAMLAVIMQVAGFGFATEVLFGGLILGIWDTVSPALVQPFLREVTGGNTVALAHTGDFGYAFAGLIAKFTGDKRKSTEDLNIPKSVSFLRDSTVAITITMAVIYIILALFAGPEFVGKMSSGMNYIVFALIQAGTFAGGVYVILAGVRLILNEIIPAFKGISENLVPNSVPALDCPIIFPYAPNATIVGFFASFIGGVVSMFIMIGLHTVIVIPGVVAHFMCGATSGVIGNAVGGRRGAIIVAFSQGILISFLPLALLPVLGKIGLGGATFSDADFGVIGSLIGWSGVNGGVVMIIAAIVISLILFIVASIIASKHSADKTGQNKANA; this is translated from the coding sequence ATGCAAGCTACATTAAATGCCATTATTAGTATTGTTCGTACACCAGCTATTTTGGTTGGATTAATTGCTATTCTAGGACAGGCATTACAAAAGAAGTCCTTTTCTGACACAGTCAGCAGTGGAATTAAGACCTTCATTGGTTTCTTAGTTTTGAGCGGTGGTGCTGGTATTGTCAGCACTTCATTAGCGCCGATGAGCAAGATGTTTATGCATGCTTTTGGTGTTCAGGGAGTTGTTCCTAATAATGAAGCCGTCGTGGCAACCGTTTTAGTCGAATATGGGACAGCAACGGCTTTAATTATGTTGGTAAGTATGATTGTTAATGTAATCTTGGCACGATTTAGTCATTTTAAATACATCTACCTTTCAGGCCACGTAATGTTGTATATGGCTGCAATGCTTGCAGTTATTATGCAAGTAGCAGGTTTTGGATTCGCTACAGAAGTGTTATTCGGAGGTCTTATTTTAGGAATTTGGGATACAGTTAGCCCTGCTTTGGTACAACCGTTTCTACGTGAAGTAACAGGTGGCAATACAGTGGCGTTAGCACATACCGGTGATTTTGGTTATGCGTTTGCTGGATTAATCGCTAAGTTTACTGGTGACAAGCGTAAGTCAACTGAAGACTTAAATATTCCAAAGAGTGTATCGTTTCTACGTGATTCAACGGTTGCAATTACCATTACAATGGCCGTTATTTACATTATTTTGGCTTTGTTTGCCGGGCCAGAATTTGTTGGAAAAATGAGTTCAGGGATGAATTATATTGTATTTGCCTTAATTCAGGCCGGAACTTTTGCAGGTGGTGTTTACGTTATTCTTGCAGGTGTGCGGTTAATTTTAAATGAAATTATTCCTGCATTTAAGGGGATTTCGGAAAATCTGGTGCCTAACTCTGTACCAGCACTAGATTGCCCAATTATTTTCCCATATGCGCCAAACGCAACGATTGTTGGCTTTTTTGCTAGCTTTATTGGCGGAGTTGTTAGTATGTTCATTATGATTGGCTTACACACAGTTATTGTCATTCCGGGTGTTGTTGCACACTTTATGTGCGGTGCTACTTCTGGTGTCATTGGCAATGCTGTTGGGGGACGGCGTGGCGCAATTATTGTCGCATTTTCTCAAGGTATTTTAATCAGCTTTCTTCCATTAGCCTTACTACCGGTTCTTGGAAAAATTGGTTTAGGTGGTGCAACCTTCTCAGATGCTGACTTTGGTGTGATTGGTTCTTTGATTGGCTGGTCGGGTGTTAACGGTGGCGTTGTAATGATTATTGCCGCGATTGTTATTTCGCTCATCTTATTTATTGTTGCTTCGATTATTGCAAGTAAACATAGCGCTGATAAGACCGGGCAAAATAAGGCTAATGCCTAG
- the tkt gene encoding transketolase, translating into MSFDEMDTKAVNAIRALSIDMIEHAESGHPGMPLDAAPMAYVTYKKHLRIDPKHPNWPNRDRFVLSAGHSSSMLYAMLYLAGYGITVDDLKNFRRLDSLTPGHPELITPGVDAATGPLGQGLGMAVGMAMASKHLGTKYNVDDIKILNSRVYVIASDGDLMEGISHESASLAGHLKLNNLIVMYDSNDVTLDAQASKTLGDDAGERFKAYGWNYLRVEDGNNLDEIDNALKLAEAEQERPTIIEVKTVLGYGSPHAGENTVHGNPLTAGECRQTMHDLGWDYEPFEVPDEVHQRYAEILQEGQQRYVSWQNELHKLKKVNEELAQNFEVNFSNQAATGDISLQYNAGDTEAVRMTVHKLIQKSAHTPLNFWGGSADLSSSNKTYFENDDGFEPGQYQNKNVFYGVREFAQAAAVNGITLFGGSRTFGSTFFVFSDYMKNAIRMAALQRIPAIFAFSHDSIALGQDGPTHQPVEQLDGLRAMPGLTVFRPADAIETQSVWDYALNKNHGPVVIAMSRQALPVLEGSLKYAKECVKRGGYIVSPSGVSNSDGIIIATGSEVSISIEAQTKLKRQNINVEVVSMPSTELFLQQPKSYRDKVLDPTVRNRMSVEMGSTQSWYRFTGLDGVNIGLDHFGASGPVDEIIQRFGFSSENIAQTYLQHFRG; encoded by the coding sequence ATGAGTTTTGATGAAATGGATACAAAAGCAGTCAATGCGATTCGAGCACTTAGTATTGATATGATTGAACATGCTGAATCCGGGCACCCCGGTATGCCGCTTGATGCCGCGCCGATGGCTTATGTCACGTATAAAAAGCATTTACGGATTGATCCTAAACATCCAAATTGGCCAAATCGCGATCGATTTGTATTATCTGCTGGGCACAGTTCGTCGATGTTGTACGCGATGCTATATTTGGCAGGTTATGGTATAACCGTAGATGATTTGAAAAACTTCAGGCGTCTTGATAGTTTGACACCAGGACATCCAGAATTGATTACACCTGGTGTTGATGCGGCCACTGGACCGCTTGGACAAGGCCTTGGTATGGCTGTTGGGATGGCAATGGCCAGCAAACATTTAGGAACTAAGTATAATGTTGATGACATCAAAATTTTAAATAGCCGTGTCTATGTAATTGCCAGTGATGGGGACTTAATGGAAGGAATCAGTCATGAATCGGCAAGTTTGGCAGGCCATTTGAAACTGAATAATTTGATTGTTATGTATGATTCAAATGACGTAACGTTAGACGCACAGGCAAGTAAAACGTTGGGCGATGATGCAGGAGAACGATTTAAGGCATATGGCTGGAATTATTTGCGGGTTGAAGATGGCAATAATCTAGATGAGATTGACAATGCTCTAAAACTAGCTGAGGCTGAACAGGAACGACCGACGATTATTGAAGTTAAAACGGTTTTGGGGTATGGATCGCCACATGCAGGTGAAAACACTGTTCATGGAAATCCACTTACAGCTGGTGAATGTCGACAGACAATGCATGATTTGGGCTGGGATTATGAACCATTTGAAGTTCCTGATGAAGTTCATCAACGTTATGCCGAAATTTTGCAAGAAGGACAACAACGATATGTATCATGGCAAAACGAATTGCATAAGCTTAAAAAGGTAAACGAAGAGCTGGCACAAAATTTTGAAGTTAATTTTTCTAATCAAGCCGCTACGGGAGATATCAGTTTACAATACAATGCTGGTGATACAGAGGCTGTGCGAATGACGGTGCATAAACTCATTCAGAAATCAGCTCATACGCCATTGAATTTTTGGGGCGGCTCGGCAGATTTGTCCAGTAGTAATAAAACTTATTTTGAGAATGATGATGGTTTTGAACCAGGTCAGTATCAAAATAAAAATGTGTTTTATGGTGTACGAGAATTTGCACAAGCAGCAGCTGTAAACGGAATAACGTTATTTGGGGGAAGTAGAACGTTTGGGAGTACATTCTTTGTCTTTAGTGATTATATGAAAAATGCGATTCGTATGGCAGCTTTGCAAAGAATTCCTGCAATCTTCGCGTTTAGTCATGATTCAATTGCGCTAGGGCAAGATGGGCCTACGCATCAACCAGTTGAACAATTGGATGGATTACGTGCGATGCCAGGGTTGACTGTATTTCGGCCAGCAGATGCGATTGAAACACAGTCAGTATGGGACTATGCATTAAATAAAAATCATGGACCAGTGGTGATTGCAATGTCACGCCAAGCACTTCCAGTACTTGAAGGTTCATTAAAGTATGCAAAAGAGTGTGTTAAAAGGGGTGGTTATATTGTATCACCGTCTGGTGTAAGCAATTCAGATGGGATAATAATTGCAACGGGTTCAGAAGTAAGTATTTCAATAGAGGCTCAAACCAAATTGAAAAGGCAAAATATCAATGTAGAAGTAGTTTCCATGCCAAGTACTGAGCTGTTTTTACAACAACCTAAATCATATCGAGATAAGGTGCTTGATCCGACCGTTAGAAATCGCATGTCAGTAGAGATGGGCTCTACTCAATCTTGGTATCGATTCACTGGTCTTGATGGTGTCAATATCGGTTTGGACCACTTTGGGGCTAGTGGGCCGGTTGATGAAATTATTCAAAGATTTGGGTTTTCCTCAGAGAATATTGCTCAAACTTATTTACAACATTTTCGTGGATAG
- a CDS encoding YxeA family protein, which translates to MKKAGILGLIITIIVLVPVGLGFNWYHSNYGTKTYYTQITTKGERKTGKDDSGKPYVYYHYSQPGYSDNGVKKELTFDSVLPRSLKMHAYLKVGYNDKRQQVINWEKVNQKDIPQAALNRIQK; encoded by the coding sequence ATGAAAAAAGCGGGGATTTTGGGACTAATCATCACTATTATCGTATTAGTACCAGTTGGTCTCGGTTTCAACTGGTACCACTCAAATTACGGAACAAAAACATACTATACTCAAATCACGACTAAAGGTGAACGTAAAACCGGGAAAGATGATTCCGGCAAGCCCTATGTCTACTATCATTACTCACAACCTGGATACAGCGACAATGGTGTTAAGAAAGAGCTCACTTTTGATAGCGTCCTACCACGCTCACTCAAGATGCACGCTTATCTCAAAGTCGGTTATAATGACAAACGCCAACAAGTGATTAACTGGGAAAAAGTTAATCAAAAAGACATTCCCCAAGCAGCCCTGAATAGAATCCAAAAGTAA
- a CDS encoding PTS beta-glucoside transporter subunit IIBCA: protein MDFNDSAQAIILNVGGEKNINSLIHCSTRLRFTLNDFAKADLEKLKTVDGVLGAVIAGGQCQVIIGNDVVEMFDAVQALLGNSTQQNTARGPKQSWGKVVLDFIIGVFQPLVPAIAGGGILKAVLMLLAMFGWISDKSQTYQILNLVGGAPLYLLPILVAITTAQKLKVNPLVAVSTVGVLILPDLVAMLTKGTTLFGLHVTNVTYSSQVFPAILCVLFYALMERFFTKYSPKPIRIFFVPMMSMLITAPITLLFLGPLGYVVGEGFVSVILFLNTHLGWVATALLAGVLPFMVATGMHKPMIPYVVSTFSTVGKESLYLPASLAHNISESGTCFAITLRTKDTKLRAVALSAGISALFGITEPALYGVTLQHKRALISVITGGVIGGAYVGIAGLSGFTIVGPGLASLPMFVDKSNPANLIHALIGFGISFVVSFVIGLIIWKNDEEISSASDTGEATTTVVAEDLMAPVAGKILSLADVPDDVFSQGLIGQGIAVEPSEGSLIAPTDGTIEMVYETKHALGMRTDNGAELLFHIGLDTVQLNGKYFESHVQVGQHVQAGELLETFDVAKIKAAGYNPITMMVVTNQDSYTVAVDESNETLDNQSVMNIAKLGV, encoded by the coding sequence ATGGATTTTAATGATAGTGCACAGGCAATTATTTTAAACGTCGGTGGAGAAAAGAATATTAACTCGCTGATTCATTGTTCGACTAGGTTGCGTTTTACATTGAATGATTTTGCTAAGGCAGATTTGGAAAAATTGAAAACGGTTGATGGCGTTCTTGGCGCTGTTATTGCCGGTGGTCAATGTCAGGTAATCATTGGTAATGATGTTGTTGAGATGTTTGATGCGGTTCAGGCATTGTTAGGCAACAGTACACAGCAAAATACTGCCAGGGGACCCAAGCAATCATGGGGAAAAGTTGTCCTTGATTTTATCATTGGTGTCTTTCAACCGTTAGTACCAGCAATTGCTGGTGGTGGGATTTTAAAGGCCGTGTTAATGCTGTTGGCCATGTTTGGTTGGATCAGTGATAAGAGCCAAACTTATCAAATCCTGAACCTAGTTGGTGGAGCGCCGTTGTATCTACTGCCAATTCTAGTAGCAATTACAACGGCTCAGAAACTTAAAGTAAACCCGCTTGTGGCAGTGTCAACAGTCGGTGTGTTGATATTACCAGACTTAGTAGCAATGCTGACTAAAGGAACTACTTTGTTTGGATTACACGTTACGAATGTTACTTATAGTTCGCAAGTATTTCCCGCAATTTTATGCGTTTTGTTTTATGCATTAATGGAACGTTTCTTTACAAAGTATTCACCTAAACCAATCCGAATTTTCTTTGTGCCCATGATGTCAATGCTGATTACGGCACCAATTACGCTACTATTCCTTGGACCATTGGGTTATGTTGTTGGGGAAGGTTTTGTCAGTGTTATTTTATTCCTAAATACGCATCTAGGCTGGGTAGCGACAGCATTATTAGCCGGTGTTCTACCATTCATGGTCGCAACTGGCATGCACAAACCGATGATTCCATACGTTGTGTCGACGTTTAGTACAGTTGGCAAAGAATCATTGTATTTACCTGCATCATTGGCACACAACATTTCAGAAAGCGGAACATGTTTTGCAATTACACTTCGTACCAAGGATACCAAACTACGAGCGGTTGCGCTTTCTGCTGGAATTTCGGCGCTGTTTGGTATCACTGAACCTGCACTGTACGGGGTTACCTTACAACACAAACGAGCACTCATCAGTGTTATTACTGGTGGCGTGATTGGGGGTGCCTACGTTGGAATTGCCGGTTTATCTGGCTTTACGATTGTGGGACCTGGATTAGCGAGTCTACCGATGTTTGTAGATAAAAGTAATCCAGCTAATTTAATTCATGCTCTGATAGGATTTGGAATCTCATTCGTTGTTTCATTTGTTATCGGTCTAATTATCTGGAAGAATGATGAGGAGATTAGTTCTGCAAGCGATACTGGCGAAGCAACGACAACTGTAGTTGCTGAAGATTTGATGGCACCAGTTGCCGGAAAGATTTTATCGTTAGCTGATGTTCCTGATGATGTTTTTTCACAAGGACTAATCGGTCAAGGGATCGCCGTTGAACCAAGTGAAGGAAGCTTAATTGCACCCACAGATGGTACCATTGAGATGGTTTATGAGACCAAACACGCATTAGGCATGCGTACGGATAATGGGGCAGAGCTACTGTTTCACATTGGCCTGGATACTGTCCAGTTAAATGGAAAGTATTTTGAATCTCACGTGCAAGTTGGACAACATGTCCAAGCGGGTGAGTTACTTGAGACTTTTGATGTGGCTAAGATCAAAGCGGCCGGATACAACCCTATTACTATGATGGTTGTGACTAACCAAGATAGTTATACCGTTGCTGTTGATGAGAGTAATGAAACACTTGATAATCAATCTGTTATGAATATTGCAAAGTTAGGAGTTTAG
- a CDS encoding glycoside hydrolase family 1 protein: protein MGLRKDFLWGGAIAANQVEGAWNIDGKGLSVADVATYKPNVDVKDYRKQVGVTKSDIEKAIQDTDTKYYPKRRGIDFYHRYPEDLELFHEMGFKALRLSIAWTRIFPTGEEFEPNQAGLDYYKAMFNKMHELGIEPIVTLSHYEMPLALASKYNGWENRKVIDLFVRFCKVCFETYKNDVKYWLTFNEIDSVTRHPFTSAGIIPDQTDNLLQAEYQAFHHQFVASALVTKSCHEVIPGSQVGCMLTKLTDYPNSSDPRDVLASFNKNTMNYFPADVQVFGEYPPLVLNYFKKQKIHIDMTASDLEILKENTVDFVTFSYYMSLVSSYDENNLTLTTGNTIVGGKNPHLPVTEWGWTVDPVGLRISLLQLYDRYHKPLMIVENGMGAKDELTADQKIHDDYRIKYFRAHFNEMIKAVDAGVDLLGYTSWAPIDLVSASTSQMSKRYGFIYVDEDDLGNGSLKRYRKDSFTWYQKVIQTNGTSLD from the coding sequence ATGGGATTACGAAAAGATTTCTTATGGGGTGGCGCGATAGCTGCCAATCAAGTAGAAGGTGCATGGAATATCGATGGAAAAGGGTTATCAGTTGCGGATGTTGCGACGTATAAGCCCAATGTGGATGTTAAAGATTATCGCAAACAGGTTGGTGTTACAAAGTCTGATATTGAGAAAGCAATCCAAGATACAGATACTAAGTACTATCCTAAACGACGTGGTATTGATTTTTATCACCGTTACCCCGAAGACTTGGAATTATTTCATGAAATGGGATTTAAAGCATTGCGTTTATCCATTGCCTGGACACGGATATTTCCAACAGGTGAGGAATTTGAGCCCAACCAAGCTGGTTTAGACTACTATAAAGCAATGTTTAATAAGATGCATGAGTTAGGAATTGAACCAATTGTGACATTATCACATTATGAAATGCCACTTGCATTAGCGTCTAAATATAATGGTTGGGAAAATCGCAAAGTCATTGATTTATTTGTTCGTTTTTGTAAAGTTTGTTTTGAAACTTACAAGAATGATGTTAAATATTGGCTGACATTCAATGAAATTGATAGCGTTACGCGTCATCCATTTACTTCAGCCGGTATTATTCCTGATCAGACTGATAATTTGTTACAAGCAGAGTATCAGGCATTCCATCATCAATTCGTGGCGTCTGCGCTGGTAACAAAATCTTGTCACGAAGTTATCCCTGGTAGTCAGGTGGGATGTATGCTAACAAAATTGACAGATTACCCGAATTCATCTGATCCGCGTGATGTGTTAGCATCATTCAATAAAAATACAATGAATTATTTTCCAGCAGATGTTCAAGTATTTGGTGAATATCCACCCCTAGTATTGAACTACTTCAAAAAACAGAAAATTCACATTGATATGACTGCATCAGACCTGGAAATTTTGAAGGAAAATACTGTAGACTTTGTAACGTTTAGTTACTATATGTCACTAGTATCATCATATGATGAAAATAATTTGACGTTGACGACTGGTAATACGATTGTTGGTGGTAAGAATCCACATTTGCCGGTTACGGAATGGGGATGGACAGTTGATCCGGTTGGCTTAAGAATTTCGTTGTTACAGTTATATGATCGCTATCACAAGCCGTTAATGATTGTTGAAAACGGAATGGGTGCTAAAGACGAATTAACAGCGGATCAGAAAATTCATGATGACTATCGCATCAAATATTTCCGTGCGCATTTCAATGAAATGATTAAGGCAGTGGACGCCGGTGTTGATTTATTAGGTTACACTAGCTGGGCCCCGATTGATTTAGTAAGTGCTTCAACTTCGCAAATGTCTAAGCGGTATGGTTTTATTTATGTAGACGAAGATGACTTAGGTAATGGTTCGCTTAAGCGTTATCGCAAAGATTCTTTTACATGGTATCAAAAGGTAATTCAGACAAATGGAACTAGTCTAGATTAG